A genome region from Bradysia coprophila strain Holo2 chromosome X unlocalized genomic scaffold, BU_Bcop_v1 contig_98, whole genome shotgun sequence includes the following:
- the LOC119070554 gene encoding fibroblast growth factor receptor homolog 1 isoform X3, whose translation MLLFERKTLDKLSSVMFFILLNSVTGRKLPISEHDVIRINLENDNTIRRTVPLFAEVVLRCNYESVIWLKNGEEIPNTENLKMLRFDKIRKGDSGLYSCQSEHGKWSNITLTVTPTGEKKKLNNKAVAIKDEEKLQNDDFGNNMEIQSQVVGSSSPMLKALSERANSSRVNDEKFRVNMASARPALLSRRKMDDTDNNSDEQNDAKNEPQLTDNVDHEVNEDTDDYVEEPNEEEDGPPRFINPERFARLHAKPSGNMIRMKCPAEGTPMPNITWTKDNQPIVRNMGVVSLRKWSIVLEELVPKDSGNYTCTVCNYKGCINFTMVLNVKDRYPFPPYILNGYPKNVTAVKNSTVWFECPILSDMEPHFSWAKVNALTNDTNGTIFPNSTILKPDEEEKDKLKLENVTHADEGWYTCVASNSLGTTAAKAYLHVVDELERDPILAPVNSSPVFTIAVIVILGTFIIVTVSIMVIQFRKIKHEKLMKHRAMETVHQWTKKIIIVKPMTDSTNPQVMQIPIVKIEKQRTTMIQSSQNSDQNPFSEYEFPLDSNWEFPRNNLSLGSTLGEGAYGRVVMAEANGLMKNPSSSIVAVKMVKDEHTDVEMASLVREMEVMKMIGKHINIINLLGCCSQDGPLYVIVEYAPYGNLKDFLKNNTPTSDDVGRINDEECKPVLQKDLVSFAFQVARGMEYLASRRCIHRDLAARNVLVSDDYVLKIADFGLARDIQESEYYRKNTSGRLPIKWMAPESLRDKFYDTQSDVWSYGVLLWEIMTYGDQPYAKVYSEHVLDFLRVGNRMEKPQRCSLNIYMLMRQCWNWNPHERPTFTEIVENLDKILGATANEEYLDLGVPLLQTPPSSDDDDSDTETLREQSLLRYPY comes from the exons AAAACGACAACACCATAAGGAGAACCGTGCCATTATTTGCGGAAGTTGTATTGAGATGTAATTACGAAAGTGTAATTTGGTTAAAAAATGGGGAAGAAATTCCGAatacagaaaatttaaaaat GTTACGTTTCGACAAGATTAGAAAAGGTGACAGTGGACTGTACTCCTGCCAATCCGAACATGGCAAATGGTCAAATATTACTTTGACCGTGACACCAACtggagaaaagaaaaagttgaatA ACAAAGCAGTTGCCATCAAAGACGAGgaaaaacttcaaaatgaCGATTTTGGAAATAACATGGAAATCCAATCCCAAGTCGTTGGAAGTTCGTCGCCAATGCTGAAAG CTTTATCGGAAAGAGCAAATTCATCTAGGGTAAATGACGAGAAGTTCCGAGTCAATATGGCATCAGCTAGGCCAGCTTTACTAAGCCGAAGAAAAATGGACGACACCGACAATAACAGTGACGaacaaaacg ATGCCAAAAATGAGCCACAGTTGACCGACAACGTCGACCACGAAGTGAACGAAGACACTGATGATTATGTGGAAGAACCGAATGAAGAGGAAGATGGCCCACCAAGATTTATCAATCCCGAACGCTTTGCCCGACTTCATGCAAAACCGTCCGGTAATATGATTCGCATGAAATGTCCTGCAGAGGGAACGCCCATGCCAAACATCACATGGACGAAAGACAACCAACCGATCGTGCGAAATATGGGCGTGGTGAGCCTACGGAAATGGAGCATTGTGCTGGAAGAATTGGTTCCGAAAGATTCCGGCAATTACACTTGCACCGTCTGCAACTATAAAGGTTGTATCAATTTCACGATGGTACTGAATGTTAAag ATAGATATCCCTTTCCGCCGTATATATTGAACGGATATCCGAAAAATGTAACGGCAGTTAAAAATTCTACCGTTTGGTTCGAATGTCCAATATTGAGTGATATGGAACCGCATTTTTCGTGGGCTAAAGTAAATGCTCTAACAAATGACACAAATGGAACTATTTTTCCGAATAGCACCATTTTGAAG CCGGACGAGGAAGAGAAAGATAAATTGAAACTTGAAAATGTAACACACGCTGACGAAGGATGGTACACATGCGTTGCGTCTAATAGTTTAGGAACGACTGCAGCTAAAGCTTATCTGCATGTCGTTGATG AATTGGAACGCGATCCGATATTAGCTCCGGTTAACTCCAGTCCCGTATTTACAATCGCAGTGATTGTGATACTGGGTACGTTCATTATCGTAACTGTCAGCATAATGGTCATTCAATTCCGGAAAAttaaacatgaaaaattgatgaaacatCGAGCAATGGAAACCGTTCATCAATGGACGAAGAAAATTATCATTGTTAAGCCGATGACAGACAGCACAAATCCGCAAGTTATGCAAATCCCAATcgtcaaaattgaaaagcaaCGAACCACAATGATCCAGTCGTCGCAGAACAGCGACCAGAATCCATTCAGCGAATATGAGTTTCCATTGGACTCGAATTGGGAATTTCCCCGGAATAACCTTTCGCTGGGCTCGACACTGGGCGAAGGCGCGTATGGACGCGTTGTAATGGCCGAGGCGAACGGTTTAATGAAGAATCCGAGCAGTTCAATTGTTGCCGTTAAAATGGTAAAAGACGAACATACCGATGTCGAAATGGCAAGCTTGGTCCGTGAAATGGAAGTGATGAAAATGATCGGCAAACACATTAATATCATCAATTTACTGGGGTGTTGTAGTCAAGACGGGCCATTGTACGTCATCGTTGAATATGCTCCGTACGgaaatttgaaagattttttgaagaaCAATACACCAACATCGGACGATGTTGGACGGATTAATGACGAAGAATGCAAACCAGTTTTACAGAAAGATCTGGTCTCTTTTGCTTTTCAAGTGGCCAGAGGAATGGAATATTTAGCATCGAGAAGA TGCATTCACAGGGACTTAGCCGCAAGAAAT GTGCTAGTTAGTGATGACTATGTGCTGAAAATCGCCGATTTTGGTTTAGCCCGTGACATTCAAGAATCTGAGTACTATCGCAAAAATACAAGTGGCCGACTGCCCATCAAATGGATGGCACCAGAATCGTTACGGGACAAGTTCTACGATACCCAAAGTGATGT ATGGTCGTACGGTGTCCTATTATGGGAAATTATGACTTACGGCGACCAGCCATATGCAAAAGTTTACTCAGAGCATGTGTTGGATTTCCTTCGGGTAGGCAATCGAATGGAAAAACCACAAAGATGTTCGTTGAACAT TTACATGTTGATGCGACAATGCTGGAATTGGAATCCGCACGAACGGCCAACGTTTACAGAAATTGTGGAGAATTTAGATAAGATTTTGGGAGCCACAGCCAATGAAGAATACTTGGACTTGGGTGTTCCGCTATTGCAGACACCTCCATCCAGTGACGATGATGATTCGGATACGGAAACATTACGAGAACAGTCTTTACTTAGGTATCCCTATTAG